ATCTATTCCGGGACGCTGCGCGAGGGACAACGCATCTACAACACTCGCACCAACCAACGGGTGCTAGTGAGCCAAATTGTGCGGATGCACGCGAACAAACGCGAGGAGATCGAAAGTGCTGCCGCTGGGGACATTGTAGCTCTGCTGGGTGTAGACTGCGCTTCGGGCGATACGTTCTGCTCGGAAGGATCTCACCTCTCTTTGGAGGGGATATTTGTGCCAGAACCTGTGATGACGCTAGCGATCGCGCCTAAGAAACGGGAAGATGCCGCTCAAATGTCAAAAGCGCTGAATCGCTTTACACGCGAAGATCCCACCTTCCGCGTCAGTATTGATCCGGAGTCCAAGGAAACCCTGATTTCGGGGATGGGCGAACTACATCTAGAAATCTACATCGAACGCATGAAGCGGGAATACAACGCAGAAGTGAACGTCGGTGCGCCAGCAGTCGCTTACCGCGAAACCGTTACCAAGTCGGCAACCTTCGACTACAGGCTCAAGAAGCAAGGCGGCGGTCCCGGTCAATATGCTCATGTTAGCGGTCGGATTGAACCCTGCGAAGAACCGTTTGCGTTCGAGAATCGGGTGGTTGGGGGTGCGATTCCCAGAGAATTCATCCCCGCTTGCGAGAAAGGTTTCCGCGAAGCGATCGCTAGCGGACATCTCATCGGTTATCCGATTGTTGGTGTCAAAGCGATACTAGAAGCGGGTTCTTACCATGCGATTGACTCTTCGGAAATGGCGTTCCGAACTGCGGCGAGTCTTGCACTCAAGCAAGCTTTTGCCAAAGCAACGCCAGTCATCCTCGAACCGATTATGCTCGTGGAAGTGGAGACACCGAACGAGTTTGTCGGGCGAGTGCAGGGCGATCTCTCGTCTCGTCGCGGCGTCCTGCTGGGTTCTGAGACGATGGAAAATTACGCCGTTATCCGTGCCGAAGTGCCGTTCGTGGAAATGTTTGGTTATTCCGCACAGTTGCGATCGCTTTCTTCCGGTCAAGCGAACTTCTCAATGGAGTTTGTCTCCAACAAGCCGGTACCTGCCAATCTGCAACAGCAACTGATGGAAAACGCTGCCCATCTGCGCGGCTAAAGCCTGCATCTGAAAATAGGACTAAGGAGTGTTCGCGTAGCGGCACTCTCTTCGCGGACTGAGGACTAAATTTTTAGTTCTCAGTCTTTTCTTGCTAAATCGAGTGGCACGAGGAAAAATCACTGGATGTCATTGTGCAGAAAAAGCAGTCATCGGCAGTGATTTTCCTATCTAACAATCTTTTTAAAAACCACCGCAATCGGCAATATCAAAAGATACTTTGCTGCTACGGTTACTGCTGCCAGTAGAAAGCATATCGTGAGGATTGCTCTTTGCCTTTTTGCTTTTATTTTTAATATCAGGCAAACTTAGTTTAGGGAACTTCATAGAACTGCTTAATTTTTAAAACACTATTGACAAATTAATTGATATATGTAAAAAATGCCTGCGGGCGTCTGTCGCCAGTGCTTGACGGGAAGCGAATCAGGAGTAGGGGAAATCTCAAAGTGAACATTCTGCTAGTGGAAGATGATGAGCGTTTGGCACAAGCTCTCACCAAAACCCTCAGCGATCGCAATTATGTAATCGACCGGGCAGCCGATGGGCAAGCAGGCTGGCAATTCGCACGGGCTGGCACCTATGATTTGATTTTGCTAGATGTGATGCTGCCCGCACTCGATGGCATCAGTCTTTGCCAGCGGCTACGTTCTTTAGGGCGGCTAATGCCGATTCTCTTATACGCTGCCCATGAAATTGATGGCGATAAAGTCATGGCACTGGATGCTGGTGCGGATGATTATGTCCTCAAACCCTTTGATTTAGAAGAAGTAGCGGCTCGTGTCCGCACTCTCCTGTGTCATTGCTGTTTATTAAAACCGCCAATTCTGAAGAATGGCAGCCTAGGTCTTGACCCGCCTACCTTAGAGGGACGCTATGAAGGGCAAAATTTGCACCTCACCCCCAAACAATATGCGCTACTAGAACTATTTGTGCGCTGTCCAGATCAAGTCTTTAGCAGCAGTGAGCTTCTAGAACACCTCTGGTCGTTTGAGCAACCACCCGCTGAAGAAACCGTCCGTTCTCACATTAAAGGGTTGCGGCAGAAACTAAGAGCCGCAGGCGCTCCCACCGATC
Above is a window of Coleofasciculus sp. FACHB-1120 DNA encoding:
- the fusA gene encoding elongation factor G, whose amino-acid sequence is MIPRTRIRNIGISAHIDSGKTTLSERILYYTGKIYKIGEVRGGSDRATLDYMELEQQKGITITSAATTCVWNDTQINLIDTPGHVDFTIEVERALRVLDGAIMVLCAVAGVQSQSITVDRQMKRYRVPRIAFINKMDRAGANPFRVVRSLREKLGLNPVLLQYPIGSEDKFEGVIDLIEMTANYFAGEKGEIRVIESIPEHLREEAKEAREKMLDQLSMFSEPMMEMLLESEEIPKEMIWEALRRATLSLQLTPVLMGSAFKNKGVQNLLDAVALYLPSPVDRDVVKAIAIPTNEPIHVYPDTEVALVALAFKIAKDEYGQLTYTRIYSGTLREGQRIYNTRTNQRVLVSQIVRMHANKREEIESAAAGDIVALLGVDCASGDTFCSEGSHLSLEGIFVPEPVMTLAIAPKKREDAAQMSKALNRFTREDPTFRVSIDPESKETLISGMGELHLEIYIERMKREYNAEVNVGAPAVAYRETVTKSATFDYRLKKQGGGPGQYAHVSGRIEPCEEPFAFENRVVGGAIPREFIPACEKGFREAIASGHLIGYPIVGVKAILEAGSYHAIDSSEMAFRTAASLALKQAFAKATPVILEPIMLVEVETPNEFVGRVQGDLSSRRGVLLGSETMENYAVIRAEVPFVEMFGYSAQLRSLSSGQANFSMEFVSNKPVPANLQQQLMENAAHLRG
- a CDS encoding response regulator, producing MNILLVEDDERLAQALTKTLSDRNYVIDRAADGQAGWQFARAGTYDLILLDVMLPALDGISLCQRLRSLGRLMPILLYAAHEIDGDKVMALDAGADDYVLKPFDLEEVAARVRTLLCHCCLLKPPILKNGSLGLDPPTLEGRYEGQNLHLTPKQYALLELFVRCPDQVFSSSELLEHLWSFEQPPAEETVRSHIKGLRQKLRAAGAPTDLIETVYGLGYRLKQARCHPPIRGVSSTLQPPPTPAQTQAAVAKVWERLQGEIISRIDVVEEATTALLRDELGLEERHRAVWAAHKLAGSLGMFGFPWGSQLARQLEHSFQPETPLDRDIAQHLCELVADLRCELRQPPAIGRKIRSVSVDVEMQERMSQVKSG